A genomic region of Homalodisca vitripennis isolate AUS2020 chromosome 5, UT_GWSS_2.1, whole genome shotgun sequence contains the following coding sequences:
- the LOC124363611 gene encoding LOW QUALITY PROTEIN: platelet-activating factor acetylhydrolase-like (The sequence of the model RefSeq protein was modified relative to this genomic sequence to represent the inferred CDS: deleted 2 bases in 1 codon): protein MLLSKKKNLPIPNGPYSASYLDLMTEYSSEGIFLRLHYPTSSSSSLSEQSKQWLPWIPHDKYIKGLAFVVGMWTIIIRLVMWWYGGYMHIPAMYEAKLLPKSQRKNRKLPVIIFSHGFGAARFLCSTLLTELASQGYVVASLEHRDTSSCATYYYQSPAHRDRDERTWIQHVRLELGVTHYTLRNKQLKYRRDECIKALDLLAEINNGNASKNILNTSVDLSDFEGQLDLDQVTIMGHSFGGATALLTLSSDYRFKQGVILDGWMFPLKEEKLEVAQPLLFINTPTFHITSNLTVMERFISSPPGSHRQLFIIKTSNHETQTDTPFVVGYWLDLFKPKIDPKLGSSINNSLIITFLKSYTDLPDNISKELQVLDENRELIIEGKLPSSVPRARKRFITLFA from the exons ATGCTCCTATCTAAGAAGAAGAATCTTCCAATTCCAAAtg gtCCATATTCTGCATCATATTTAGACTTGATGACAGAGTATTCTTCTGAAGGCATTTTTTTACGTCTACATTATCCTACATCATCGTCTTCGTCTTTATCA GAACAATCAAAGCAATGGCTGCCCTGGATTCCTCATGACAAATATATCAAGGGTTTAGCATTCGTAGTCGGGATGTGGACAATTATCATACGTCTTGTAATGTGGTGGTATGGAG GCTATATGCACATACCAGCAATGTATGAAGCAAAACTTCTACCAAAATCACAACGCAAGAACAGAAAATTACctgtaataattttttcccaCGGTTTTGGAGCAGCAAGATTTTTATGTTCAACTCTGCTCACAGAACTAGCATCTCAAGGATATGTTGTTGCTTCTCTTGAACACAG AGACACATCATCTTGTGCCACCTACTACTATCAGAGCCCAGCACACAGGGATAGAGACGAACGCACATGGATACAACATGTCAGGCTGGAGCTGGGAGTTACACATTACACTCTCAGGAATAAACAG tTGAAGTATAGGAGAGATGAGTGCATAAAAGCTCTCGATTTGTTGGCGGAAATCAACAACGGCAATGCTtctaagaatattttaaacacatcaGTAGATCTTTCAGATTTTGAG GGGCAGTTGGACCTGGATCAAGTGACAATAATGGGTCATTCCTTTGGTGGTGCCACAGCCTTGCTGACTCTCAGTTCAGACTACAGgtttaa GCAAGGTGTGATTCTGGATGGCTGGATGTTCCCCTTGAAGGAAGAAAAGCTAGAAGTGGCACAACCTCTCTTGTTCATCAACACTCCCACCTTCCACATCACCAGCAACTTAACTGTCATGGAGAGGTTTATCTCCAGCCCTCCAGGCTCCCATCGTCAACTCTTCATCATCAA AACTTCCAATCACGAAACACAAACCGAC ACACCGTTCGTGGTTGGTTATTGGCTAGACTTATTTAAGCCGAAAATAGACCCAAAGCTCGGCAGTTCCATCAACAACTCTCTCATCATCACATTTTTAAAGTCTTACACAG ATTTGCCAGATAACATATCCAAGGAACTTCAAGTGTTGGATGAAAATCGGGAACTGATAATTGAAGGCAAGCTGCCATCTTCGGTCCCTCGTGCTCGTAAACGGTTCATCACATTGTTTGCATAA